Genomic window (Kiritimatiellia bacterium):
GCAAGCGGATGGGTGGGATGGACTATGCGGCAGTCGGACGGGCGATACGTCGTTTTGAAGATCGTTGCGAACGGGAAAAAGGATTGTCTCGGATACGCGAGAAGCTGAAAGGGTCGTTAGTTTCATAACCGGCAAATGTTATAAGTTGAGACGCGTCCCCGATGCCACCCATTTACGGGATTTTCTCCCTCACACATGAAAAATTCCACGTCGTCATCACCCAATACCGGTCCGTTTCTCTCTTTTACGGCCGCCTTGATTTTGTCAACATGCGACTCATGACAACGGAACGCGACGTAGAGATTTTTGTCATCGCGCATGACAAACGCCTCGGTTTGTTCCTCCGCCGCGTTGGCGGTATCGCCAAGGATCATGAATTTGCCCGACTTTCCCGCGCCGTTCCATTCCTCATCGCTGATCTTGCCATCCAATACCGGCGGCTTGGCCGCCTTCGGCACGAACATTTCAGCCGCATGCCCGCTCCAGGCCGCGAGCAAACACGCCGCCGCCAGCGCGAATATTCCGGCACGGGCTTTGCGCCCAACCAATTTTTGATTTGCGGTTTTGGATTTTGGATTATTCATGCCCAAAAAACAGTTTTTCTTCGCTGTTGCCATTTTGTTTTTCCTTTCTTCTTCTGCCTTCCGCCTTCTGCCTTCTGCCTTCTGCCAAAGGAAACTCGCCCCGCCGAGGCGAATCATCGCGCCAGCGGGGTGGCGCTCCTTATCTCGGCGCGCTCCGCGTCTCCAGCGCAGCGGGCGGTGCAATTAACCGCAAAGGCGCAGAGAACGCAGAGCAACCAATGGCCGCCAAAAGCGGCAACTGTATTTGATAGACGTAGGAGCCGCATCCCCATGCGGCGATTCCAAACACCAGATGCATCGCCGAACAGGGGTTCGGCTCCTACCCCCGATTTTGCGCTCTTTTGCGGCAAGTTTGAAATTCCTATACATTGAAATAGGAGTTCTACAAAGCGTGATAACAGCGGGGGGAGATTTTTTTTGAAAAACTTCTGGACATTTCCGCCGATTCCATATAAAAAACGCTCTTGCATTGATCAATCGGAAAAAACATTTCGGGGAGCAAGGCCGTTATGCCGAAAATGAAGACCAAAAAAGCGGTTGCGAAACGTTTCCGCAAAACAGCGTCCGGAAAGCTCAGACACAAGGGCGCCGCCTGCGGACATCTGTTCACAACCAAATCGCCTAAACGCAAGCGCCACGCGCGCCGCGGCTCAACCCTGCACCCCAGCGAGACAAAACGGCTCGTTCATCTGATTTAATCTCTCAAAGGAAAAGATATGCCCAGAGCCACCAACGCCCCTGCTTCGCGCCGGAGAAGAAAACGCCGTCTTGCCTCGGCAAAGGGATTTTCCGGCGCGCGCAGCAAGCTGTTCCGCCAGGCAACCGCGGCCGTGGACCGCGCCATGACGCTGGCCACCATCCACCGCAAACTCAAAAAACGAGATTATCGCGGTTTGTGGATCGCGCGCCTGAACGCCGCCTGCCGGCCGCACGGCATCAATTACAGCCGGTTCATGGAGGGCCTGGCAAAGGCAAAAGTTTCCCTGAACCGCAAAATGCTTTCCGAAATCGCCATTCATGATCCGAAGGGGTTTGCCGAAATCATCGGTCTCGCAAAATCCGCGCGAGGATGACCAGTTTTATCCCGGGCGCTTTCCCCTTGAAAAAAATTCCGCCGTGCCGCGCAGGAAGGGACGTCCGGATGCCGCAAAGGCGGAAAAACTTGAAACTTAAAGGATAAATCCCCGATGAAAATCCTTTTTGTTTATCCCGACCTCAATATCCGCGGCGGGGCCAGAAGCTTTCAGTTCGGAATAGGAATGATCAGCGCCGTGCTGAAAACGCGCGGGCATCAAACCCGCCTGCATTACCTCTTCGGACGATACGATCCCCGGCCGCTCCAACATGATATCGCCGCCTGGCAGCCGGATATCATCGCTTTTTCGGCCGTCTCTCCCCAGTATCATTATGTCCGGCGGCTTTTCCGCGATCTGCAGCCCTTCAAGGCTTTCACTATCCTCGGCGGACAGCACGCCACCCTGTCCCCGGAATGCCTGGGGGAAATTAAAGGCTTGGACGCCGTCTGCGTCGGCGAAGGCGAATATCCCATGCTGGAGCTGGCGGAGGCTCTTGAAAAAAACAACGACCCGTCCGGCATCCGCAACCTCTGGGTCAAAAGAAAAGACGGGGAAATAATCCGCAGCGAAACCAGGCCGTTTGTTGAGAACCTTGACGCCCTGCCTTTTCCCGACCGCGAGCTTTTTGACTATCAGCAGATCGTTGACTCCGATTTCAACACGGCGCTTTTCATGTTTTCGCGCGGGTGCCCCTATGACTGCACCTTCTGCAGCAACCATGTCCTGCGCCGGAAACAGCCCGGCCGGTACGTCCGTTTCCGCTCCGTTGAAAGCGCGCTTGAGGAAATCCGGCAGGTGGCCGGCCGTTACCGGGTAAAAATTCTTTATTTCAACGATGACTGTTTCACCGCTCAAAAATCGTTTTTTGACGAATTCTGCCGCCGTTATCCGCAGGAATTTTCGTTTCCCTTTGACATTAACGCCCGGCCGGAAACGCTGAATGACGGCGTCTGCCAACTCCTGAAAAAAGCCGGCTGCCGCCGCGTGAGCATCGGCATTGAGAACGGCAGTGAACAATTCCGGCGGGAAGTCCTCGGCCGGCGGCAGACCAACGAACAGATTACCGCGGCCTTTGCGGCCTGCCGGCTGGCCGGCTTGAAGACCAAATCGTTCAACATCGTCGGCTTCCCCTATGAAACGCCGGCCATTTTCCGGGAAACGGTGGATCTGAACCGGCGCATCCAGCCCGACAGCGTCATTATCGGAGTGTTTGAGCCGTACCCCGGCACCAAACTGGCCGAAGTGTGCCTGAAAGAAGGATTCATCAACGGCAACAATTCGGAAATGTGTTTTGTCGGGCGCCGGGACACGGTTCTCAATATGCCGCAATTTCCGCGGAAGGAAATTTTAAGCTGTTTCCGTAATTTTGCCGGCAATGTTTACCGGCAGAGCGCGCCGGGCAAGGCCCTTTTTTACAGGGTTTATTATTCCCCCCTGGGCGAAATGATAGTCAGGGCGCTGGCGCCTTTGAAAAATTTCGTGCGCCGGTACGTCATGGGAGTCTGACGGAACGGCATCAGCGCCGGACGCGCGCATTGCCCTCCCAGATGGACCAGACCTGCTCCTCGTCGGCGGGTAAGGCGTAATCGGTCATCAGGGTCGTGGCCAGGGCGCCGCTTGCCCAGCCGAACTGAACCCACTTCTCCGGCTCCCACCCTTTCAGGATGGCATAGAGCAAGCCTCCCACAAACCCGTCACCGCCGCCGATCCGATCCAGCACCGTGATTTCACGCGGTTCCACGACGTGCCATTTGTCGCCCTCGGCCATGATGGCGCCCCAGAGGTGGCGGTTGGCGCTGAGCACTTCGCGCAGGGTGGTGGCGAAAACAGACGCCTGCGGGTACGCTTTTTTTACCCTGCCGATCATTCCCTTGAAACCTTCTATCTTGGAAGCAAGCCCTTTGCCGCCCGCTTCCGGTCCTTCCACGCCGAGGCAAAGCTGGAAGTCTTCCTCGTTCCCGACCAGGATATCGGCCAAACCGGCTATTTCCGAAAAGATTTTGCGCAGTTCATCCTCCCGGCTTTTCCAGAAAGAGGCGCGGTAATTAAGATCAAACGAAATGCGGGCGTTGTGTTTTTTGGCGGCCCGGGCAATTTCAAGGCAAAAAACGCTTGTCTCGGGAGAGAGCGCGCCGATCAGGCCGGAGAGATGGACGATCTGGACGCCTTCCCCGTCGAAAATCCGCTCCAGGTCAAAATCATTCACGTTCAGGGTGCGGCCGACCTCTCCGGCGCGGTCGTTGTGCACGCGCGGTCCGCGCGAGCCATAGCCGCTGTCGGCGATGTTAAACTGGTGGCGATAACCCCACGGGCCGCCCTGTTTGACTTCTTTGCCTTCGCAGGCCATGTGCCGGCCGGCGAGATTATCCTTGATCAGCCTGGCGATCGGACTGTCCTTGACAAAGGTTGTCAGAACCTTGACGGGCAGGCCCAGGGAGGCGGAGACGCTGGCCACGTTGGTTTCGGCGCTGGTGGCCTGCATAAAAAACGTCTCGCTGTTGTGCACGGGCTGGCCGCGCAGAGGCGTAATGCGGACACCCATGCTGGTGGGAACGAGCAAGGCATAAGCGCAATTTTTCCTGAGTTCTATTTTCATTTTTTTCTCCTGATGCTCTGAAACGCAATTTTCTTTTCGCGCGGTTGTCTGCGTAGATTATAACGATAAAATAATTCGTCAAGCCCGATCGCGCCGCAATCTTTCCGGCGCGCGGCGGCCGGTTTGCGCCGCAACATGATTAACCCCCAACGACTTGCTTGTTTTTATTTTTCTTTTATGGCAAAGTCTTTGCCGTCTCAAACAGTTTCTGTTCCGCGGTCTCGGCGGCAAAAATGAATTATTTCTTGCCATCCGCCGGTCAAGGGGCGGAAGACGCGCAAACAACAATGATTGCAGGCCGTCATAATATGACGGCGCAAGACCGTCCGCGCTGCGCGGGCCAGCAAAAAAATGCCGGAAATATCGTCATTAACCGTTTCAGCCGTTGTAACCGGGTCGGTTTTGCTTGTTTTTTTCCTGGCGTGGCTGTGTTTCCCGCAGGCAACCAACGGCCGGCTGGCGGCGTTTCCCAGAAACCGCCTGCCGGGAATAGCATTGACCGCCGTTGATATTACCCTCATCGCGTATCTCCTGCTCTCGGAAGGTTTTTCATGGATTGAAGCTTATCGCCCGCTCGTGTTCGTTGCGGCGCCGGCGGCATTCGCAATCGTGGTCATTTTCATGGACGAACTGCTTTCCGTCAGGGCGCTGGGGGGGCTTTTTCTCTTAATCCCGTTCTGGATTCTCAAGACGGCCTTTATGCATCCCTCTTCCGCCCGGCTCCTGATGACTTCCTTCGCCTACCTGGTGGCGGCGGCGGGCATGGCGCTGATCTGGAGCCCTTACCTGTTCGGCCGGATCGTAAAACGCGCCAGAGCCGGCGGACCGGCCGGATACATTATCGGATTTTCAGGCGCCGCCCTGGGAACGGCGATGATTATCCTGGGGTTTTTTGCCTATTGATTTTCCCATGGCTCAAGACGGAAAAATATCGCGGATACTGATATTGGGGGGCGCGCGCAGCGGCAAAAGCAGTTACGCCCTGAAACTTGCCGAACAAAACTGGCGCCGGCCGCTCTATATCGCCACCGCCGAGGCCTTTGATGATGAAATGGCCGCGCGGATCGCGGCGCATAAAAAAAGCCGCTCCCGGCGCTGGGCCTGCGCGGAAGAGCCGTTGGAAATAGCCCGTCTGATCAGGCAGACGCCCCGCCTTTGCCCGGCGCGCGACGTGCTCCTCGTTGATTGCTTCACGCTCTGGCTTAACAACGTGATTTTCAGAGAGGGATTGGAATCTTTTGCCGGGCGGAAAAAGGAATTGCTGAAAGCGTTGAAAACCGCTAAAAAGAGCTTGATCATGGTCAGCAACGAAGTCGGTTTGGGAATCGTGCCGGACAACGCGGCCGGCCGGCAATTCCGCGACCTGGCCGGACGTTTGAACCAGGACCTGGCGGCCGCCGCCGATACGGTCGTGCTGATGACGGCCGGATTGCCGCTGATTCTCAAGGGGCATAAAGACAAATATGCAGAATAATCAGTCATTATTTGAAGAAACCATCCGTAACATCAAGCCATTGCGGGGGGATTTGATCGCCCGCGCTTACGAGCGGCTTGATAATCTCGCCAAACCAAAACGCAGTCTGGGTTTCCTGGAGGAAATCGCCGCGCGGCTTGCGGTTATAATCGGCGGCGAAAAACCTGCTATGGGCAAACGCCGCGTCTGCATTTTCGTCGGCGACCACGGCGTGGTCCGCGAAAGCGTCAGCGCTTATCCCCAGGAGGTAACGCTGGCCATGGTGCACAATTTCATTGCCGGAAAAGCGGCCATTAACGTGCTCGGCCGCCGCGCCGGCGCGGAAGTTGAGGTGATTGACGTTGGCATGGCATGCGACCCCGGACAATTGCCCGGCCTCGTCCGGCAAAATGTCCGCCGCGGAGCGGGCAATATCGCCAGGGGCCCGGCCATGGCAGTTCATGAGGCCTTGCAGGCCATAACCGTCGGCATAAACCGGGCCGAAATTGCGTTTGAACAGGATGTTGCCGTGCTGGCGACCGGTGAAATGGGCATTGGCAATACCACGCCCGCCACGGCGCTCTTTGCGGCCTATCTCAACCTGCCGGCGGATAAACTGGTCGGACCGGGCACCGGCTTGGATGAAGCGGGCGTGCGGAAGAAGGCGGAGATCGTCGCGGCCGCTTTGGCTGTTAATCGGGAGCGGTGCGGCAGCGCGCTGGAAACTTTGGCCGCGCTCGGCGGCCTTGAAATCGCGGGAATCTGCGGCCTGTGCCTCGGCGCGGCGGCCCGTTCCCGGCCGGTTGCGGTGGACGGATTTATTTCCGGCGCCGGCGCGCTCGCGGCGATCAGGATTTGCCCGGCCGTCAGGGATTATCTCTTTTTTGCCCATCTCAGCGCGGAATCAGGGCACCGCCTTTTTTTTGAAAAGGAAAAATTGCGGCCGCTTATCAGCCTTGACATGCGGCTGGGCGAAGGGACCGGCGCGGCGATTGCCATGCAAATCATGGAAGACGCCCTCGCGGTCTACAACGAAATGGCGACTTTTGCCGAAGCCGGCATCGCGCCGGGCGCGTAAAAATTTTTATTTTTAGACGTAGGAGCCGCATCCCCATGCGGCGATTCCAAACACCAGATGCATCGCCGAACAGGGGTTCGGCTCCTACCCACGATTTTGCGCTCTTTTGCGGCAAGTTTGAAATTCCTATGCATGGATTTAGTTGCAACTTAAACTTGCGGAACGGCGAAGAAAAACAAGAAAACATCTTTCTTTTATTTGGGTTGCGGGCATACCCGCTTTGGATATGATAAAAAACTTTATCACCGCAATCCGGACTCTGACCATTCTGCCGGTTCCGGGACCGGAAACGGAACGGCCGGCCGATGCGCTTTATTTTTTCCCCCTGGTCGGCGCGCTGCTCGGCGGGGCGGTCGCGGCGGCCGCCTGGCTGCTGGGCGGCCAGCTCAACTGGCCGGCCGGCGCGGCGGTGGCCGGCGTGGCCGGCCTGGTGTGGCTGACGCGCGCGTTGCATCTGGACGGTCTGAGCGATACGATTGACGCTTGTTTCGCCGCTCCGGAACGGGAACGGCGGCTGGCAATCATGAAAGATCCGCACATCGGCGCTTTCGGCGCGGCGGCAATCGTCCTGGCGCTTCTTATTAAGGCGGCCGCTTTGGAAAGACTGTGCGCGGTTGGTTGCTGGCGCTGGATCGTCCTGCCGGTGATTCTTTCCAGGACCGCGATGGTTTTTATAGCCGTATACCTGCCGTACGCCCGCGCGGAAGGCGGCAAGGCCGCGGCTTTTTTCAACGGGGCCAAACGAAAGCATTTCCTGGCTGCCGCCGTAACGGCCGTTTTATTCTGCTTGCTGTGCGCGGGAAGCGCCGGCTTGCCGGCCGCCGCCGGCGCGCTTATCGCCGGGCTGCTGATCATGCGCTGGATGAAACGCGCCTTCGGCGGCGCCACCGGAGACTTGCTGGGTTTCACGGGCGAAATGACGGAATTGCTCCTCTATTTCCTGCTGGCGGCGTTTTCCACGCTCAATTAAAAATGAGACGAAAAATTATCCGGACAATTTTTTTTATCGGCGGCGTTTGCCTGCTGGCGGCGGGCTGCCGTCCTGGCGCGCCCCCGGAACAATCCGGGGAAAATATCCCCCCCGGCCGCGCGGTCGCCTGGAATAATCTTGAAAAACATCTCGCCCGCCGTTCGGCGCCGGCGCCAACCGGAGAAATAAAAAGCCGGCTGATCAACTATCTGGCCGGCGCTTCCGTGCGGGGCCGCTACGGCGTTTATTTTGAAAACCTGAATTCCGGCGCCCGGTTTGGAATCAACGAGAATGAACCCTGTAACCAGTGGAGCCTTCTCAAGGTGGCGGTGGCGGCAACCGTCCTGAAAAAAATTGAACGCCGGGAATTGAGTCTGGCCGATAAAGTTAAATTGAGCGCGGCGGACCTGGATACGGCCACTCTTTTCCCGGAATTAAACCGCGCCGGGGATGATTTGACCGTGCGCGAACTTCTGGAACGGCTGATCAGGCATTCCGATAATGCCTCCTCCGCCGCGCTCGGCCGCCTTTTCAAGGCCGATGAATTCCAGGAAACGCTCCTGGCCATGGGCGCCCGGCCGGCGCCGCCCGGCCAGCCCGCCAATTTTCTGCCGCCGGCCTCTCCCAGGGAATACGCCAATATTCTGCGCGACCTTTATCTTGCCGGCTATCTCTCCCGGCCGTCATCGCAATTAATCCTGGCTCTGATGGCCGACACTTGTTACGACAGCCAGATTCGCGCGGGATTGCCGGGCAAAGTCAAGGTGGCCAACAAGGTAGGCTTTAACGCCGGCTGCGGCGAATTCCATGATTGCGGCATTGTCTGCCTTCCTGGCGCGCCCTACCTGCTCTGCATCATGAGCAGAAACAGCACGAGGGAGGAAGCGGAGCGCGTGATGAAAGAGCTTTCGCGGCAGATCTACGAGTTTGCGCGCGAAACAGCGCAGCATTACTGAACCCTTGCGGGATTGACGGCCCTATTTTTTCCCCGCCGGCCGGCGGCGTTGTTTGACGATTTCCTCGGCCAGCGCAAACGGCACGGCCTCGTAGCGCTCAAAATGCATGGTATAAAATGCGCGGCCCTGGCTGACGGTGCGGATGACGTTCGCATAACCGAACATCTCGCTCAATGGCGCCATCCCGGTAATGACGCGGTTGGTCCCCTGCATTTCCATGGAGTCAATGCGGCCGCGCCGCTGGCAGACGCTGCCTGTAATCGGCCCGACAAACTCCTCCGGCGTGGTTACTTCAAGCGACATGACCGGTTCAATTAATTCTGGCTGGCATTTCAGAAACACCTCGTTAAAACAGGCGCGGCCCGCCTCCTGGAAAGCGTGGTCGTTGGAATCAACCTCGTGAAACGAGCCGTCAAACAGCGTGACGCGCATATCCACCACCGGGAATTTTGCGAACGGCCCCTTCTGCATGGCCTTGATGACGCCCTTTTCAACGGCCGGAATATACTCCGCCGGAATATGGCCGCTGCGGATTTCGTTTACAAACTCAAATCCGACGCCGGTATCCAGCGGCTCCAGACGCAGGCAGACGTGGGCGTACTGTCCACGCCCGCCGCTCTGTTTGACGTGTTTGTAATATCCCTCGGAGACCACGGTCCCGGTTTCGCGGAAAGCCACCTCCGGTTTCCCGACCGTTGCCGCGACCCCGAATTCGCGCCGCAGCCTTTCAACCAGGATCTCAAGATGCAGTTCGCCCATGCCGGATATGACCGTTTCCTTTGTCTCCTGGTCAAGCTTCACCAGGAAAGTCGGGTCTTCCTCCGCCAGGCGATAGAGCGCCCCGGAGAGTTTTTCGCTCTCCAGGCGGCTCTCGGTGCGGATGCTGACCGACATGACCGGCGCCGGAAATTCAATGGCCTCAAGGATGATCGGGTCGTTTTCGTCGCAGAGAGTGTCGCCGGTGCGCGCCTCGCCGATACCCACCGCGGCGACAATGTCCCCGGCAAAGGCGTATTCAATGCCTTCCTGCCGGTTTGCGTGAATGCGCAGCAACCGCCCGACGCGCTGTTTGATATCCTGGGTGCTGTTCAGGACGGTCGCGCCGGACTTGATCGTCCCGGAATAAATCCTGATATAAGTCAGCTTGCCGGCGTGCTTGTCGGAGACGATTTTAAAAACGACGGCGGAAAATTTTTCGTCGTCCTGGGGCAGACGCTTGCAAACGGTCTGCTTTGAGGCGTCGCGGAAGCCTTCCACCGGCGGATCATCAACAGGCGAGGGCAGGAAACGAACTATGCCGTCCAACAGGCGCTGGATACCCTTGTTTTTAAAAGCGGACCCGCAATAGACCGGCACCACGCGGCGGGCGATTGTGGCCTTGCGGATGATTGAGAGAATCTCGGCTTCGGATAAATCCTGGCCGGCGAGGAATTTTTCCAGGAGAACATCGCACTGCTCGGCGCATTTTTCCACCAGGTTTGCGCGCCATTTGCGCGCCTTGGCCAGTTTGTCGGAAGGAATATCGGTTTCATGAAAAGTCCGGCCCAGGTCTTCATCAGCGTAATAAACCGCCTTCATTGCGATGAGATCAATGACTCCCTCAAAATGCTCCTCCTTGCCGATCGGCACCACCACCGGCACGGCGTTGGCGCCGAGCTCCTCCTGGATTTTTTTGAGGACCTTGAAAAAATCGGCGCCGGTCCGGTCCATTTTGTTCACGAAGGCGATTTTGGGAACGCCGTATTTCTCGCTCTGTTTCCAGACCTGTTCGGACTGCGGCTGGACGCCGCCGACCGCGCAAAAAAGAGCCACGGCGCCGTCCAGCACGCGCAGGCTGCGCTCAACCTCGGCGGTGAAATCAACGTGGCCGGGAGTGTCAATGAGGGTTATATCATGTCCCTTCCAGGGCAGGGTGGTGGCCGCCGAGGCGATGGTGATGCCGCGCTCGCGTTCCTGGTCCATCCAGTCCATGGTGGCCATGCCTTCGTGCACCTCGCCGACCTTGTGCGTTTTGCCGCAGTAAAAGAGGAGCCGCTCGCTGACCGTCGTTTTGCCGGCGTCAATGTGCGCCATAATGCCGACGTTGCGCACGCGCGTGATTTCAATGTGGCGTTTCATTTTCCCTTCTTTCTTTTCAAAAGCGGATGAATATGACAATAACCGCCCCTCCCCGCAAGATTTTTTTCATATTTTTTTTGCCGGCCCGGCCAACAAACCGGATTGACGGGCGGGGATGATATCATGTAATGTCTGCAATTTGAGGTTTGTAAACAAATAATCTTTACGGAGTTTGACATGGGTGGATTCACGTTTCGCGAAATGCTCTTGAACAGCTGGCCGATTATCAGCGTGCTGGCAATCATGTCCGTCATTTCCCTGACGATCATTTTGGACCGTTTTTCCGTTTTACGCCGGGCGAGACTGAACGCGGCGGCCCTGGCCGCCAATCTTCTGAAAATAACCAGGTCGCACGGCCTGCCGGCGGCGCTGGAATATTGCCGCCGTTTTTCACAGCCCGCAGCCAACGTCATGGCGGCGGTCATCATGCGCGGCGGCGGCCGGGAGGCGATGGAACGCGCCGGCCAGCACGCCCTGCAGGCGGAAATAAACCGGCTGGAAACTTATGTGCCGATTCTGGGCACAGTCGGCAGCACCGCCCCGTTTATCGGACTGCTCGGCACGGTGCTGGGCATCATCAAGTCTTTCCAGGATATCGCCATTCACTCCGGCGGCGGCCCGGAAGTCGTATCGGCCGGAATAGCGGAAGCGCTGATCGCCACTGCCTTCGGCCTGCTGGTGGCCATCCCGGCAGTCATGTTTTACAATTACTGCGTGCACAAGATTCAGCGGATGACGCAGGAAATTGACCTGGCCGCGTACGAAATTATTGAGGAACTGCAAAGGACGGGTAATACGCCGTGACCATCGCCCCCAAGAACGGAAAATACCGCATCATGGCGGATATCAATATGATCCCCCTGATTGATGTGGCCCTCGTGCTCCTGATCATCTTCATGGTCATGACTCCTTTCCTGATTAAATCCCAGATAAGAATCAACCTGCCGAAGGCCGGATTAAAGGAAACGGCGCCGCGCCCCGAGGAAATTCTCCAGATCCAGCTTGACGCCGGCGGAACGATTTACGTGGACGGGCAGGCCGTCTCCGAAGAAGCGCTGGAAAGCCGCCTGCGCGCGCGCCTGCCCGACCCGCAGAATCAACCGGTCATGATTGAAGC
Coding sequences:
- a CDS encoding biopolymer transporter ExbD, yielding MADINMIPLIDVALVLLIIFMVMTPFLIKSQIRINLPKAGLKETAPRPEEILQIQLDAGGTIYVDGQAVSEEALESRLRARLPDPQNQPVMIEADRDVKFQHVVTVMDAVKKTGVSKLGINVKHDLPAAHGQEKKK